From one Candidatus Rhodoluna planktonica genomic stretch:
- the argH gene encoding argininosuccinate lyase — MSGSNSLWGSRFDGGPADSLAALSRSVHFDWRLASYDIAGTRAHIKALQSAGYLTVAELEKLDRSLVELNNRVISGSFQAKESDEDVHSALERGLIEIAGPELGGKVRAGRSRNDQIATLIRSYLLDSSQTIENQVLDLVEVLVSAAEEHLGVAMPGRTHFQHAQPVLLSHHLLAHAWPLVRDLERFADWRRRASLSPYGAGALAGNTLGLDPNLVARELGFVAPTQNSIDATASRDVVAEFAFIATMIGINLSRFAEEIIIWASAEFNYVRLHDSYSTGSSIMPQKKNPDIAELARGKSGRLIGDLTGLLATLKGLPLAYNRDLQEDKEPVFDMVDTLTVLLPAFTGMVATLTFNRDRLEHLAPAGFSLATDVAEWLVKQKVPFRDAHEITGALVSFCEKNSLDLHEVPDADMAAISPLLTPEVRDVLTVGGSIKARAGAGGTALPRVLDQIATLRKIAPKRGN; from the coding sequence ATGTCTGGTTCAAATTCACTCTGGGGTTCACGCTTTGATGGCGGTCCGGCTGACTCGCTTGCGGCTCTGTCTCGATCGGTTCATTTTGATTGGCGTCTAGCCAGCTACGACATCGCCGGAACCAGGGCACACATCAAGGCTTTGCAGTCTGCCGGGTACCTCACTGTCGCTGAACTCGAAAAACTCGATCGAAGCCTGGTTGAGCTAAATAACCGCGTCATTTCGGGGTCGTTTCAGGCTAAAGAATCAGACGAGGATGTCCACTCGGCGCTAGAGCGCGGGTTAATCGAAATCGCCGGACCTGAATTGGGTGGCAAAGTTCGAGCCGGTCGAAGCCGAAACGATCAAATTGCCACACTGATTCGCAGCTATCTGCTTGATTCATCGCAGACCATTGAAAACCAGGTGCTTGATTTGGTTGAAGTTCTAGTCTCCGCAGCTGAAGAACACCTCGGTGTCGCCATGCCCGGTCGAACTCATTTTCAACATGCCCAACCGGTTTTGTTATCGCACCACTTGCTGGCCCATGCCTGGCCGCTAGTGCGAGATCTAGAGCGTTTTGCCGATTGGCGACGCCGGGCCTCATTGTCCCCTTATGGTGCGGGTGCTTTGGCCGGGAACACGCTTGGGCTAGATCCAAACTTGGTGGCCCGAGAACTTGGTTTCGTGGCTCCAACGCAAAACTCGATTGATGCAACAGCCAGCCGAGACGTGGTGGCCGAGTTTGCATTCATCGCAACCATGATCGGAATCAATCTCTCCCGTTTTGCCGAAGAGATCATCATCTGGGCGAGTGCCGAGTTTAACTATGTCCGGCTTCATGATTCCTACTCGACCGGTTCGTCAATCATGCCGCAAAAGAAAAACCCAGACATCGCCGAATTGGCCCGCGGTAAAAGCGGTCGATTGATTGGTGACCTGACTGGCCTCTTGGCCACTTTGAAAGGCCTACCGCTGGCCTACAATCGCGACCTGCAAGAAGACAAAGAGCCTGTTTTCGACATGGTAGACACTCTGACCGTACTGCTTCCAGCTTTCACCGGAATGGTCGCTACGCTCACTTTCAACCGCGACCGACTCGAGCATCTGGCACCAGCTGGGTTCTCGTTGGCGACCGATGTTGCCGAATGGCTAGTGAAACAAAAAGTTCCTTTCCGCGATGCCCACGAGATTACCGGGGCCCTGGTTTCGTTCTGTGAGAAGAATTCACTCGACTTGCACGAGGTCCCGGATGCTGACATGGCTGCAATATCGCCTCTGCTTACTCCGGAAGTTCGAGATGTCTTAACCGTTGGGGGTTCTATCAAAGCGCGTGCCGGTGCCGGTGGTACAGCACTGCCTCGAGTTCTCGATCAGATAGCGACCTTGAGAAAAATTGCTCCAAAGCGAGGTAACTAA
- the argF gene encoding ornithine carbamoyltransferase yields MRHFLKDDDISPLEQRQILDLALELKRDPYRERPFEGPKTVALIFDKTSTRTRVSFAVGVADLGGAPLIIDSQTSQMGKKESVADTARVLGRQVAQIVWRTYSQSGLEQMAEFAQVPVINSLSDDWHPCQILADLLTIREHKGHLAGLKIAYVGDASNNMANSYLVGCAMAGMNVSVAGPAGYLPAAHVVSRAEAIAESTGGSVAVFGDAALAMKDADVVVTDTWISMGQESEKEQRLADFAGFTIDADLMSQAKADAIFMHCLPAYRGYEVTEQVIDGPQSVIWDEAENRLHAQKALMVWLAAQANQ; encoded by the coding sequence ATGAGACATTTTCTGAAAGATGATGACATCAGTCCCCTCGAGCAGCGACAGATTTTAGATTTAGCGCTTGAGCTAAAGCGCGACCCATACCGTGAGCGTCCATTTGAGGGGCCTAAAACTGTGGCTCTGATTTTCGACAAGACCTCAACTCGCACCAGAGTTTCATTCGCTGTTGGTGTTGCCGATTTGGGTGGCGCGCCGCTTATCATCGACAGCCAAACATCCCAGATGGGTAAAAAAGAATCGGTCGCCGACACTGCTCGGGTGCTGGGTCGTCAGGTCGCACAAATTGTTTGGCGCACCTATTCGCAATCCGGCCTTGAGCAGATGGCAGAATTCGCACAGGTTCCAGTCATCAATTCGCTCAGCGATGACTGGCACCCCTGTCAGATTTTGGCTGATTTGCTAACCATCAGAGAACACAAGGGGCATTTGGCCGGGCTCAAAATCGCCTACGTGGGTGATGCCAGCAACAACATGGCAAACAGCTACTTGGTCGGTTGTGCCATGGCGGGCATGAATGTCTCGGTAGCGGGCCCAGCCGGTTACCTACCGGCCGCCCACGTAGTGTCACGCGCTGAGGCAATTGCCGAGTCCACCGGTGGTTCGGTTGCGGTGTTTGGCGATGCCGCTTTGGCTATGAAAGACGCGGATGTTGTGGTCACCGACACCTGGATTTCGATGGGGCAGGAAAGCGAGAAAGAGCAGCGATTGGCTGACTTTGCCGGTTTCACTATTGATGCCGACCTGATGTCTCAGGCCAAAGCCGATGCCATTTTTATGCACTGCCTTCCGGCCTACCGCGGCTATGAGGTAACTGAGCAGGTAATCGATGGTCCACAGTCGGTAATTTGGGATGAAGCTGAAAATCGCCTTCATGCTCAAAAGGCCCTAATGGTTTGGCTGGCTGCGCAAGCAAATCAGTAA
- the argB gene encoding acetylglutamate kinase, which produces MIPIEEQDHALASIKAKTLIESLPWLQAFHGKTVVIKFGGNAMVDAQLQQAFAQDMAYLRWVGIKPVVVHGGGPQISARLSELGIHSEFRGGFRVTTEETIGVVKDVLRNQISAELAAMISAAGAATTVLSGEDANLFRAEKTLVEDENGPVDIGLVGEVTQVNPRAVFEALEAGRIPVISTVAPNGNGELLNVNADLAAAALAVALGAEKLMVLTDVPGLYSDWPNRDSMVSEISSTELEDLIPKLESGMIPKMQACLKAVQGGVPKAHVIDGRTPHSILLEIFTVSGFGTMVLP; this is translated from the coding sequence ATGATTCCTATCGAAGAACAAGATCACGCACTGGCCTCAATCAAGGCCAAGACGCTAATTGAATCCTTGCCTTGGCTGCAGGCTTTTCACGGCAAGACCGTGGTTATCAAATTTGGCGGCAACGCTATGGTCGATGCGCAACTGCAGCAGGCGTTTGCTCAAGACATGGCCTACTTGCGCTGGGTTGGTATCAAACCTGTGGTGGTGCACGGTGGCGGCCCACAAATCTCAGCTCGACTCAGTGAGTTAGGCATTCACAGCGAGTTTCGCGGTGGCTTTCGCGTTACCACCGAGGAAACCATCGGTGTCGTAAAAGACGTCTTGCGCAATCAAATTTCAGCTGAACTTGCTGCCATGATTTCGGCAGCGGGTGCTGCCACAACCGTGCTCAGTGGCGAAGATGCCAATCTTTTCAGAGCCGAAAAAACTCTTGTCGAGGATGAAAACGGTCCGGTAGATATTGGTTTGGTCGGTGAGGTTACCCAGGTGAACCCGCGGGCTGTCTTTGAGGCACTCGAGGCGGGTCGAATTCCAGTTATCTCAACAGTTGCACCGAACGGCAACGGTGAATTGCTAAACGTTAATGCTGATCTGGCTGCAGCTGCGCTGGCAGTCGCGCTGGGTGCCGAAAAACTGATGGTTCTCACCGATGTGCCCGGCCTTTACAGTGACTGGCCCAACCGCGACTCAATGGTGTCAGAAATTTCTTCAACTGAACTTGAAGATCTGATTCCGAAACTTGAATCTGGCATGATCCCTAAAATGCAAGCCTGCTTGAAAGCGGTTCAAGGGGGAGTGCCAAAAGCTCACGTTATCGACGGACGCACTCCGCACAGTATTTTGCTCGAAATTTTTACGGTGTCGGGTTTCGGCACCATGGTTCTTCCCTAG
- the argJ gene encoding bifunctional glutamate N-acetyltransferase/amino-acid acetyltransferase ArgJ, protein MTVTVAKGFSAAGVRAGLKKSGNPDLAVVLNEGPLNAAAAVFTSNRAQANPILWSKQAIADGQISAIVLNSGGANCYTGPQGFQTTHATAEKAAELLSISASDVLVCSTGLIGEQLDRDKVLAGVELAVSQLSNHAGEQAAEAIMTTDSVSKTAYEVSVSGYSIGGMAKGAGMLAPGLATMLVVITTDAVLDSSTLDRALRSATQVTFDRLDSDGCMSTNDQVTLMASGASGVAPEEAEFTALLTKVCESLAMQLLTDAEGSSHDIAIRVTNAATEHDAVVVGRSVARNNLFKAAIYGNDPNWGRILAAVGTTNAVFDPYDIDVSINGVSVSRKGQPDQPRELVDLKPRKVDIEISLNAGVHSATIFTNDLTHEYVTENSAYSS, encoded by the coding sequence ATGACAGTTACAGTGGCAAAAGGTTTTAGTGCAGCCGGTGTTCGAGCGGGATTGAAAAAATCTGGTAACCCCGATTTGGCTGTTGTCCTCAACGAAGGCCCGTTGAATGCCGCTGCAGCCGTTTTTACGAGCAACCGAGCTCAAGCCAATCCCATCCTGTGGAGTAAGCAGGCTATAGCAGACGGTCAAATTTCTGCAATCGTTCTAAACTCTGGTGGCGCAAACTGCTACACCGGGCCGCAAGGATTTCAAACCACCCATGCCACTGCTGAAAAAGCGGCCGAACTTCTCTCCATCTCGGCATCCGATGTTTTGGTTTGCTCAACCGGCTTGATTGGTGAGCAGCTAGATCGAGACAAAGTTTTGGCTGGTGTTGAGCTTGCGGTGAGTCAGCTCAGCAACCACGCGGGCGAGCAGGCCGCTGAGGCAATCATGACCACCGACTCGGTATCTAAAACTGCCTACGAGGTTTCTGTTAGCGGCTACAGCATCGGAGGTATGGCCAAAGGTGCGGGCATGCTTGCACCCGGTTTGGCTACCATGCTGGTAGTTATAACTACCGATGCAGTTTTAGATTCTTCAACGCTAGACCGTGCTTTGCGCTCTGCCACGCAGGTAACTTTCGATCGACTCGACTCTGATGGCTGTATGTCAACAAATGACCAGGTAACTTTGATGGCCTCGGGCGCCTCAGGGGTAGCCCCAGAGGAGGCTGAATTTACCGCCCTGCTGACTAAAGTTTGCGAGTCCTTGGCAATGCAACTGCTAACCGATGCCGAGGGTTCCAGCCACGATATTGCGATTCGAGTCACTAACGCGGCAACCGAGCACGATGCAGTCGTTGTGGGTCGTTCGGTTGCTCGAAACAACCTTTTCAAAGCGGCAATCTACGGCAACGACCCTAACTGGGGCAGAATTTTGGCTGCGGTAGGAACCACCAACGCAGTTTTTGATCCATACGACATCGATGTATCAATCAACGGTGTTTCAGTTTCGCGAAAAGGTCAGCCGGATCAGCCTCGAGAGTTGGTTGATCTCAAGCCGAGAAAAGTTGATATCGAAATATCACTCAATGCAGGCGTGCACAGTGCCACCATCTTCACCAACGATTTAACTCACGAATACGTCACCGAGAACAGCGCATACTCCAGCTAA
- the argC gene encoding N-acetyl-gamma-glutamyl-phosphate reductase, protein MQKYSVAVAGASGNAGGELLRLIALHPQLELKTVTGSSQVGEKVSSLHPGIAKYAEMVFSPTDAASLEGHDIVFLALPHAKSAEVAAWLTDETLVLDCGADFRLESAEDWQKFYGGEHAGTWAYGMPELLLAGGEKQRANLVGQRRIAVPGCNVTAITLGLAPALAEDLVETDDIVSVLTVGTSGAGRGATEKLYEKEPTGSANAYQVGGIHRHTPEIEQNLSKSAKQQISISFTPVLASLERGILSVNTAKLKSNVQLADLENAFTKHYGSETFVKLLPSGSSPSTADTIGENYALISLAVDQHAGRLVAICAIDNLMKGTAGAAIQSMNLALGLPEDLGLTDTEIKR, encoded by the coding sequence ATGCAGAAATATTCGGTCGCAGTAGCAGGTGCCAGTGGTAATGCCGGCGGTGAACTGCTGCGCCTGATAGCCCTGCATCCGCAGCTAGAACTAAAAACCGTCACCGGTAGTAGCCAAGTTGGTGAAAAAGTGTCCAGCTTGCACCCCGGCATCGCCAAATACGCCGAGATGGTTTTTTCACCTACCGACGCAGCCAGTCTCGAGGGACACGACATAGTCTTTTTAGCTTTGCCCCATGCCAAATCTGCTGAGGTCGCAGCTTGGCTAACTGACGAAACTCTCGTGCTTGATTGCGGAGCGGACTTTCGCCTTGAATCAGCTGAAGACTGGCAGAAGTTTTACGGTGGCGAACACGCCGGAACATGGGCTTACGGAATGCCGGAACTGCTACTTGCCGGTGGCGAAAAGCAGCGAGCAAATCTGGTTGGCCAGCGAAGAATTGCTGTGCCCGGCTGTAATGTAACTGCGATTACATTGGGCTTGGCGCCGGCGCTCGCCGAAGACCTGGTTGAAACCGATGACATCGTCAGTGTTCTAACTGTCGGAACCTCGGGCGCAGGCCGCGGTGCTACCGAAAAGCTTTATGAGAAGGAACCTACAGGTTCGGCCAATGCCTATCAGGTTGGTGGCATTCATCGGCACACACCAGAAATCGAGCAAAATCTCAGCAAATCAGCGAAGCAACAAATATCGATTTCCTTCACTCCTGTTTTAGCCTCACTTGAGCGAGGAATCTTGTCGGTCAATACCGCAAAGTTGAAGTCAAACGTCCAGTTGGCCGACCTAGAGAACGCATTTACGAAGCACTACGGCAGCGAAACCTTTGTGAAGCTGCTGCCATCGGGTTCGTCACCTTCAACTGCTGACACCATTGGCGAAAACTACGCTCTAATTTCGTTAGCCGTCGACCAGCACGCTGGCCGCTTAGTCGCCATTTGCGCCATCGATAACTTGATGAAGGGCACCGCCGGTGCGGCCATCCAGTCGATGAATCTTGCACTTGGCTTACCTGAAGATTTAGGTCTTACCGACACGGAGATAAAGCGATGA
- the pheT gene encoding phenylalanine--tRNA ligase subunit beta, whose protein sequence is MRVPLSWLAEYVDLPAAATPDSVMAELVRVGLEEEGSHRFEVSGPVVVGQVLDFVAEPQSNGKTIRWCQVRVAAEGSTAADGGLDVRGIVCGAGNFEVGDKVVVCLPGSVLPGNFAIAARSTYGHISDGMMASARELGLNDDHAGIIRLSEMGLDPKVGTDAIELLHLDDTAAEVNVTPDRGYCFSIRGIAREFAHATKAEFRDPTGNVHPESASGFDLKIDDQAPIRGLVGCNRFVLRAVTGIDPTRPTPAFMVSRLKLAGMRSISLTVDITNYVMLELGQPLHAYDLDKLSGGITVRRARAGESIKTLDGQIRTLHEEDLLITDDSGPIGIAGVMGGESTEVSETTTRVIIEAARFDPVSIARSARRHKLPSEASKRFERGVDPRLAEYAVARVIQLLEVHAGGQAESLGADFTGEITVSPIWLPAEFATELVGVTYTAEQIVETLNEIGCVVAHVSDGFEVIPPSWRPDLTHKTDLVEEIARIIGYDQIPSRLPVAPPGRGLTKNQAGRRRVINTLAASGHIEVLNYPFAATEANQWFTSSGTDRVVSLANPIQEDAKEMRTRLLPGLLDAARRNISRGLNDLSIFEEGLVFLPKAAVQQHQLPVGNQLPSEDQLAQLNATVPHQPHHLAGVFTGNRIPAQLGINAVAADYRDALAAVKIALRAIGLEPNFVQAQPRGFHPGRTAEVFVGPADQQISIGYAGEVDPRLTQANDLPRRVAAFEIDLDAALAAAPEVISATPVLVMPVATQDLSLLVDRSLPAAELLELIRASAGELLESIALVDDYRGENVAADKKSLTFALRFRAADRTLTQAEASAARDQAVSAAAEKYGAVLRA, encoded by the coding sequence ATGCGCGTTCCACTTTCCTGGTTAGCTGAATATGTTGATTTGCCTGCTGCAGCAACTCCCGATTCGGTTATGGCCGAACTCGTCCGAGTAGGACTAGAAGAAGAGGGAAGCCACCGATTTGAAGTTTCCGGTCCCGTAGTAGTGGGGCAGGTCCTAGATTTCGTTGCCGAGCCACAATCGAACGGCAAAACCATCAGATGGTGTCAGGTGCGGGTTGCGGCCGAGGGTTCAACCGCTGCCGATGGCGGCCTAGACGTTCGCGGTATTGTCTGCGGCGCCGGTAATTTTGAGGTTGGCGACAAAGTAGTGGTTTGTTTGCCGGGCTCTGTCTTGCCGGGTAATTTTGCTATTGCGGCACGCAGTACATACGGGCACATCAGCGATGGCATGATGGCCTCGGCGCGCGAGTTGGGTCTAAACGACGATCACGCCGGAATCATCCGCCTTAGCGAGATGGGTCTAGATCCTAAAGTTGGCACCGATGCCATTGAGCTTCTTCACCTGGATGACACCGCAGCCGAGGTAAACGTTACCCCTGATCGCGGTTACTGCTTCTCAATTCGAGGAATTGCGCGCGAATTTGCCCACGCCACCAAAGCCGAATTTCGCGATCCAACCGGCAATGTGCACCCTGAATCGGCATCCGGTTTTGATCTAAAAATTGATGATCAAGCACCGATCAGAGGTTTAGTCGGCTGTAACCGGTTTGTGCTGCGCGCGGTAACGGGTATTGACCCAACTAGGCCAACTCCGGCCTTCATGGTTTCACGTCTCAAGTTGGCTGGCATGCGTTCAATTTCGCTCACTGTAGACATCACCAACTACGTGATGCTAGAGCTCGGTCAGCCACTACACGCCTACGATCTCGACAAACTCAGCGGCGGCATTACTGTTCGTCGAGCTCGAGCTGGCGAATCGATAAAAACTCTTGATGGCCAGATACGAACTCTCCACGAAGAAGACCTACTCATCACCGATGACTCTGGCCCAATCGGTATTGCCGGTGTGATGGGTGGCGAATCAACCGAGGTTAGCGAAACTACCACCCGGGTAATCATCGAGGCTGCTCGCTTTGATCCGGTTTCAATTGCTCGAAGCGCTAGACGACACAAGCTGCCTTCAGAGGCCTCGAAACGCTTTGAGCGTGGCGTCGATCCTCGTCTTGCCGAATATGCCGTGGCTCGGGTTATTCAGCTGCTTGAGGTCCACGCCGGGGGACAGGCAGAATCACTGGGTGCCGACTTCACCGGTGAAATTACTGTCTCGCCAATTTGGTTACCTGCCGAGTTCGCCACCGAGCTTGTTGGCGTCACTTACACCGCAGAGCAAATCGTTGAAACACTCAACGAAATCGGCTGTGTGGTTGCTCATGTCAGCGATGGCTTTGAGGTCATCCCGCCGTCTTGGCGACCAGACCTAACACACAAAACCGACCTGGTCGAAGAAATAGCTCGAATCATCGGATACGACCAAATTCCAAGCCGCCTGCCGGTAGCACCTCCGGGTCGCGGGCTAACTAAAAATCAGGCTGGTCGTCGACGGGTCATCAACACTCTTGCCGCATCTGGGCACATCGAGGTTTTGAACTATCCGTTTGCTGCAACTGAGGCAAATCAATGGTTCACCTCATCCGGCACTGATCGGGTCGTGAGTTTGGCCAACCCAATTCAAGAAGATGCGAAAGAAATGCGCACCCGCTTGCTCCCTGGGTTGCTCGATGCTGCTCGTCGCAACATCTCACGCGGTCTAAACGATCTCTCGATTTTTGAAGAGGGCCTCGTCTTTTTGCCTAAAGCTGCGGTGCAGCAGCATCAGCTTCCGGTCGGCAACCAGTTGCCCAGCGAGGATCAGTTGGCTCAGTTGAACGCGACTGTTCCTCACCAGCCTCATCACTTGGCGGGGGTTTTCACTGGCAACCGTATTCCGGCCCAATTGGGCATCAACGCTGTTGCGGCCGATTACCGTGATGCACTCGCTGCCGTAAAGATTGCCCTGCGGGCTATCGGTCTAGAGCCAAACTTTGTTCAAGCGCAGCCCAGGGGGTTCCATCCTGGTCGAACAGCCGAAGTATTTGTCGGCCCAGCAGATCAGCAGATCTCGATTGGCTATGCCGGCGAAGTTGATCCGAGGCTAACCCAGGCAAACGACCTACCGCGTCGAGTGGCAGCTTTCGAGATTGACCTGGATGCTGCGCTGGCTGCAGCCCCAGAGGTTATCTCTGCGACACCGGTGCTAGTCATGCCGGTTGCTACTCAAGATCTTTCGCTTTTGGTTGACCGCAGCCTGCCGGCCGCTGAACTGCTCGAATTGATTCGGGCTTCCGCGGGCGAGTTACTCGAATCCATCGCGCTGGTCGATGACTACCGAGGAGAAAACGTGGCGGCAGATAAGAAGTCACTAACTTTTGCGCTGCGTTTCCGTGCGGCCGACCGAACCCTTACTCAGGCCGAAGCTTCAGCTGCCCGTGATCAGGCGGTTTCGGCAGCGGCCGAAAAATACGGAGCAGTGCTGAGGGCCTAA
- the pheS gene encoding phenylalanine--tRNA ligase subunit alpha, with translation MSDHIEISEQNVSAALAEALAAVQSAASFAELKAVKPAVVGDQSPIAKLNAQLKNLPSEQKASAGALLGKARAEIGAAFAARETELAQAQEEALIAAETVDVSLFGSATQLGARHPLSLLQEKISDVFVGMGWEIADGPEVENEWFNFDALNFDADHPARAMQDTFFVEPADAHLVLRTHTSPVQVRSMLDREVPIYVLCPGRVFRTDELDATHTPVFHQVEGLAVDKGLTMADLRGTLEHFARIMFGKDAQIRLRPSFFPFTEPSAELDVWHPGAKGGARWVEWGGCGMVNPNVLKAAGIDPEVYSGFAFGMGIERTLMFRNDVKDMHDMVEADVRFSKQFGVTL, from the coding sequence ATGTCAGACCACATCGAAATCTCCGAGCAAAATGTCAGTGCAGCTCTTGCTGAGGCCCTAGCGGCTGTTCAGTCAGCGGCATCATTTGCAGAACTGAAGGCAGTCAAACCCGCAGTTGTTGGTGATCAATCACCAATTGCAAAGTTGAATGCCCAGCTAAAGAATTTGCCGAGCGAGCAAAAAGCATCCGCCGGCGCACTTCTTGGCAAGGCCCGAGCTGAGATTGGCGCCGCATTTGCTGCTCGCGAGACCGAATTGGCGCAGGCTCAAGAAGAAGCTCTTATTGCTGCCGAAACTGTCGATGTTTCGCTGTTTGGCTCGGCTACTCAACTCGGAGCACGTCATCCGCTTTCGCTTCTTCAAGAAAAAATCTCCGATGTTTTTGTCGGCATGGGCTGGGAAATTGCCGATGGGCCTGAAGTAGAAAATGAGTGGTTCAACTTCGACGCTCTCAACTTCGATGCTGATCACCCTGCCCGCGCCATGCAAGACACCTTCTTCGTTGAGCCGGCCGACGCACACCTGGTCTTGCGAACTCACACATCACCGGTTCAGGTGCGGTCAATGCTTGACCGTGAAGTGCCTATCTACGTTCTTTGCCCAGGCCGCGTATTCCGCACCGATGAGTTAGATGCCACTCACACACCGGTTTTCCACCAGGTTGAGGGCCTAGCTGTCGACAAGGGTCTAACCATGGCCGATCTTCGCGGCACGCTTGAGCACTTCGCTCGAATCATGTTTGGCAAGGATGCCCAGATTCGTCTGCGTCCGTCATTTTTCCCTTTCACCGAGCCTTCCGCCGAATTGGATGTCTGGCACCCGGGTGCTAAGGGCGGTGCCCGTTGGGTTGAATGGGGCGGTTGCGGAATGGTGAACCCGAACGTTCTTAAGGCGGCCGGAATCGATCCAGAGGTTTATTCAGGATTCGCATTTGGCATGGGTATCGAAAGAACCCTGATGTTCAGAAATGACGTGAAAGACATGCACGACATGGTCGAGGCCGATGTGCGTTTCAGCAAGCAGTTTGGAGTGACTCTCTAA
- a CDS encoding TrmH family RNA methyltransferase, with protein sequence MITDPKSSKVRGVAKLNKKDARSETGLFLLEGPQGLKEAIARPELLVEVFVTAEAQERYQDLISNLDVPVQLVSESVMKVLSDTSTPQGTLAVCRQLDVSLDSVISAKPKLIALLANVRDPGNAGTVLRAADAAGADAVIFSQNSVDLYNTKLVRSTTGSIFHLPVVLGADLASTIASLKQADLQVFAATAGGDLITELDSVELRKPTVWMMGNEAWGFDDETLDLADRQVALPIYGRAESLNLATAASVCFYVTAMAQNS encoded by the coding sequence ATGATTACTGATCCCAAGAGCTCAAAAGTTCGCGGGGTCGCCAAGTTAAACAAGAAAGATGCCCGGTCTGAGACCGGGCTCTTTCTGCTTGAGGGGCCGCAAGGTCTCAAAGAAGCCATAGCGCGGCCCGAACTTTTGGTTGAGGTGTTTGTTACCGCTGAGGCGCAAGAGCGATACCAGGACCTAATTTCAAATCTGGATGTGCCGGTTCAGTTGGTTAGCGAATCAGTAATGAAAGTGCTCTCCGATACTTCGACACCCCAGGGTACTTTGGCTGTTTGTCGACAGCTCGACGTCTCACTCGATTCGGTCATCTCTGCAAAGCCCAAACTGATTGCGCTGCTAGCCAATGTGCGCGACCCGGGAAATGCTGGAACCGTACTGCGAGCAGCAGACGCGGCAGGCGCTGACGCCGTTATTTTCAGTCAAAACAGCGTTGACCTCTACAACACCAAGTTGGTTCGGTCGACTACCGGGAGCATCTTCCATTTGCCGGTGGTGCTCGGTGCTGACCTTGCATCAACCATTGCTAGCTTGAAACAAGCTGACCTGCAGGTTTTTGCGGCGACCGCCGGGGGAGATCTAATCACCGAACTTGACTCAGTGGAACTTCGGAAACCAACTGTCTGGATGATGGGAAACGAAGCCTGGGGTTTCGATGATGAAACCCTTGACCTAGCTGACAGGCAAGTTGCTTTGCCAATTTACGGCCGTGCCGAGTCGCTTAATTTGGCTACTGCGGCCAGCGTTTGTTTTTACGTCACAGCAATGGCTCAGAACTCGTAA
- the rplT gene encoding 50S ribosomal protein L20, with translation MARVKNAVNSHKKRRTVLERAHGYRGQRSRLYRMAKQQLLHSFVYAYNDRRARKGDFRRLWIQRINAAARLNGMTYNRFIQGLALAGVEVDRRMLAELAVNEPKTFASLVATAKAALPADTSAPKAK, from the coding sequence ATGGCAAGAGTAAAAAACGCGGTCAATTCGCACAAGAAGCGTCGCACGGTCCTAGAGCGCGCCCACGGCTACCGTGGCCAGCGTTCACGTCTATACCGCATGGCAAAGCAGCAGTTGCTGCACTCGTTCGTATACGCCTACAACGACCGTCGTGCCCGCAAGGGTGACTTCCGTCGCCTCTGGATCCAGCGAATCAACGCTGCGGCACGTCTAAACGGCATGACCTACAACCGTTTCATCCAGGGTCTTGCTTTGGCTGGCGTCGAGGTCGACCGTCGTATGTTGGCTGAACTAGCCGTAAACGAGCCAAAGACTTTTGCGTCATTGGTTGCAACTGCGAAAGCTGCACTTCCAGCAGACACTTCGGCTCCAAAGGCCAAGTAG
- the rpmI gene encoding 50S ribosomal protein L35: MPKQKTHSGAKKRFRFTGSGKLMKQQINMRHNLEHKSSRRTRRLNQDQVVSAADFKTIKKQLGK; this comes from the coding sequence ATGCCAAAGCAGAAGACCCACTCGGGCGCTAAGAAGCGTTTCCGTTTCACCGGTAGCGGCAAGCTCATGAAGCAGCAAATCAACATGCGCCACAACCTTGAGCACAAGTCAAGCCGCCGCACTCGTCGTCTAAACCAAGACCAGGTAGTTTCGGCTGCCGACTTCAAGACCATCAAGAAGCAGCTCGGCAAGTAG